One genomic segment of Hordeum vulgare subsp. vulgare chromosome 2H, MorexV3_pseudomolecules_assembly, whole genome shotgun sequence includes these proteins:
- the LOC123426793 gene encoding auxin response factor 9, with translation MAAAMHMPNPSAAGAPGIFSDALFRELWHACAGPLITVPRQGERVYYFPQGHMEQLEASTNQQLDQYLPMFNLPSKILCSVVNVELRTEADSDEVYAQIMLQPEAKQDELTSLGPEPQELEKGTIHSFCKTLTASDTSTHGGFSVLRRHAEECLPPLDMSQNPPCQELVAKDLHGTEWHFRHIFRGQPRRHLLTTGWSVFVSSKRLVAGDAFIFLRGENGELRVGVRRHMRQVNNMPSSVISSHSMHLGVLATASHAISTGTLFSVFYKPRTSQSEFVVSVNKYLEAKKQNTSVGMRFKMKFEGDEALERRFSGTIIGIGSTPTMSTSPWADSDWKSLKVQWDEPSSILRPDRVSPWELEPLDAANPQPPQPPLRNKRPRLPASPSVVPELAPKFGLWKSPAEPSQTLSFSEPQQARGLFTNSRFSSSSNVAFNQFYWPARESREDSYAASTNKATVERKLEPATGGCRLFGIEIRSAVEETQPVVTVSGDGYDQTAASVDVDSGELSQPSNINNSGAQAASSERALLDTQTRQVRSCTKVIMTGMAVGRAVDLTKLYGYVDLHRKLEEMFDIQGELCSTLKKWQVVYADEEDDMMLVGDDPWDEFCSMAKRIYIFTYEEAKQLAPKATKLSRVNSSHESVAPQSGSDYPASFANADC, from the exons ATGGCTGCGGCGATGCACATGCCGAATCCTTCCGCGGCCGGTGCCCCAG GAATCTTTAGCGATGCACTATTCCGGGAGCTATGGCATGCTTGTGCCGGTCCCCTGATCACGGTACCCAGACAAGGCGAACGAGTCTATTACTTTCCCCAGGGTCATATGGAACAG CTTGAGGCATCTACAAACCAGCAGCTTGACCAGTACCTGCCGATGTTCAACCTACCATCCAAAATCCTATGCAGCGTGGTCAACGTAGAGCTCCGG ACGGAAGCTGATTCAGATGAAGTTTACGCTCAAATTATGCTGCAACCAGAGGCTAAA CAAGATGAGCTCACAAGCTTGGGTCCTGAGCCACAAGAACTCGAGAAAGGCACCATACATTCCTTTTGCAAGACACTGACAGCTTCGGATACGAGTACCCATGGAGGTTTCTCTGTTCTTAGGAGACATGCTGAAGAGTGTCTTCCTCCGCTG GACATGTCTCAGAATCCACCATGTCAAGAACTGGTAGCCAAAGATCTCCATGGAACTGAGTGGCATTTTCGTCACATATTTCGGG GACAACCTAGGCGACATCTACTTACAACTGGCTGGAGTGTCTTTGTTAGCTCAAAAAGATTGGTTGCTGGTGATGCATTTATCTTTCTGAG AGGtgaaaatggcgagttgcgggttGGAGTAAGGAGGCATATGAGACAAGTAAATAACATGCCATCATCTGTCATATCAAGCCACAGCATGCATCTTGGAGTCCTTGCAACAGCCTCCCATGCAATCTCCACTGGGACCCTGTTCTCTGTTTTCTATAAACCCAG AACAAGTCAATCTGAGTTTGTGGTGAGTGTTAACAAGTACCTTGAAGCGAAGAAGCAGAACACTTCCGTTGGAATGAGATTTAAGATGAAATTTGAaggcgatgaagctcttgaaagaag ATTCAGTGGAACAATTATTGGTATTGGGAGCACGCCGACAATGTCAACATCTCCATGGGCAGATTCTGATTGGAAATCTCTGAAG GTCCAATGGGATGAGCCTTCATCCATTCTTCGTCCAGATAGAGTTTCACCATGGGAATTGGAGCCACTGGATGCAGCTAACCCACAACCCCCTCAACCTCCACTTAGAAATAAGCGTCCCCGACTTCCAGCTTCACCTTCTGTGGTTCCAGAACTTGCTCCCAAATTTG GACTATGGAAGTCCCCAGCTGAACCAAGCCAAACCCTATCATTTTCAGAGCCACAACAGGCTCGAGGGTTATTTACTAATTCACGCTTCTCATCATCATCAAACGTTGCATTCAATCAGTTCTACTGGCCAGCAAGAGAATCAAGAGAAGACTCCTATGCTGCAAGTACTAACAAAGCCACTGTTGAGCGAAAGCTTGAACCAGCTACTGGTGGTTGCAGATTATTTGGAATTGAGATAAGATCTGCTGTGGAAGAAACACAACCTGTGGTAACTGTTTCAGGTGATGGTTATGACCAAACAGCTGCATCTGTAGACGTGGACTCTGGCGAGCTCTCGCAGCCATCCAATATCAACAACTCTGGTGCCCAAGCAGCAAGCAGTGAGCGTGCTCTTCTTGACACCCAAACCCGCCAAGTTAGAAGCTGCACAAAG GTAATTATGACAGGAATGGCAGTTGGAAGAGCAGTGGACTTGACAAAGCTATATGGGTATGTTGATCTTCACCGCAAGTTGGAGGAGATGTTTGATATACAGGGGGAGCTGTGTTCCACACTCAAGAAATGGCAGGTTGTTTATGCCGACGAAGAGGATGATATGATGCTTGTTGGGGACGATCCTTGGGA CGAGTTTTGCAGCATGGCGAAAAGAATATACATTTTTACATATGAGGAGGCCAAGCAATTGGCACCAAAGGCCACCAAGCTGAGCCGTGTGAACTCATCACATGAATCAGTGGCTCCGCAGAGTGGCTCAGACTATCCAGCCTCGTTTGCCAATGCAGATTGCTGA